Proteins co-encoded in one Callospermophilus lateralis isolate mCalLat2 chromosome 2, mCalLat2.hap1, whole genome shotgun sequence genomic window:
- the LOC143388690 gene encoding olfactory receptor 51A4-like, with protein MELTNKSWFQPPTFLLTGIPGLEFVQIWISIPVGFMYLVALLGNCTILFVIKTTSILHEPQYIFLSMLAATDVGLSLSTLPTVLKVFLLNHREIEFHSCLAQMFFIHTFSSMESAILLAMAFDRFVAICDPLHYTVVLTPPRIIGIGLIAVFRGVLLMVPLPILLKRLPFCKGVILSHCYCYHPDVMKLACGSVRVNIVYGLSLVLCSFAVDSIFIVISYILILKTVLGVASGDGQLKALNTCVSHIFTVFIFYVPLIVLALIHRFGTFTSPLLHVTMANLFLFMTPVLNPLVYSLKTKQIRSAMHKILKSRANFM; from the coding sequence ATGGAACTTACAAACAAGAGTTGGTTTCAGCCACCTACTTTCCTTCTAACAGGCATTCCTGGACTGGAGTTTGTACAAATATGGATCTCTATTCCAGTGGGCTTCATGTACCTAGTTGCCCTCCTAGGAAACTGCACCATCCTCTTCGTTATCAAAACCACCTCCATCCTTCATGAGCCTCAGTACATCTTCCTGTCTATGCTGGCAGCTACAGATGTGGGTCTCTCTTTATCAACTCTACCTACAGTACTCAAGGTCTTCCTCCTGAATCACAGGGAGATTGAGTTCCATTCTTGCCTGGCACAGATGTTCTTCATTCATACCTTCTCCTCCATGGAGTCAGCCATCCTGCTGGCCATGGCTTTTGACCGATTTGTAGCTATCTGTGACCCGCTGCACTATACTGTGGTTTTAACTCCTCCTAGAATTATAGGAATAGGGCTCATAGCTGTGTTTCGGGGTGTGCTGTTGATGGTGCCTTTGCCAATCTTGCTCAAGCGATTGCCTTTCTGCAAAGGTGTCATTCTGTCCCATTGTTACTGCTACCATCCTGATGTGATGAagctggcctgtggctctgtgagagTCAACATTGTCTACGGACTGTCTCTAGTCCTCTGCTCCTTTGCAGTTGACTCTATATTCATTGTCATTTCATACATCTTGATTTTGAAAACAGTGCTGGGTGTTGCCTCAGGAGATGGTCAACTTAAGGCACTTAATACTTGTGTTTCTCACATCTTCACTGTCTTCATCTTTTATGTGCCCCTCATTGTGTTGGCCTTAATTCACAGGTTTGGTACATTCACATCTCCTCTTCTCCATGTCACCATGGCCAATCTCTTCCTCTTTATGACTCCTGTCCTTAATCCCTTGGTTTATAGCCTAAAAACCAAACAGATAAGGTCAGCAATGCACAAGATACTCAAGAGCAGGGCAAACTTTATGTAG